A section of the Metabacillus endolithicus genome encodes:
- the dinG gene encoding ATP-dependent DNA helicase DinG yields MNGRESITKVLPTYHVRSGQLKMMNEVLDAFSTHQHSMIEAGTGSGKTIGYLVPALIHSIKEKRPLIVSTHTNHLQTQILEKEIPFLQKVLPFPFIATILKGQRHYLCLQKFEQSLNDLDDNYDFILAKAQILIWLTQTETGDVDELNLPSGGRTLWENLHVDNSSFHNNPFSSTCFYQKARTKASAANIIITNHAMLLSDVEREQKILPHYQEVIVDEAHHFQHVATEQLGIKLHYLELNYMMNSLGSLHTNGLLKKFIQCQQKFHLESSTFSQKLEQILMELQEETQQFFSGLHAYVLKRKKDSFLNRTSYRLQSEKENNRTWNSILELANRIQFMIHDLLKLMETELAKFDQISTIELSITEKLTIENIRKVIVKMNVYKKNIEFLFFEEYDSVVKWIEIESKGAKNAVYIYAQPVQVSEYLADKFFAHVQSAVLTSATLTVKKSFSYFINNIGLADFFPKQVVLDSSFDYEKQVKLFVPTDMPVVNEVSIEEYSEAIAAHIGTVAQISNGKMLVLFTSYEMLRKTYQIVKEDVTLEDFAIMGQGTGSGSRSRLTKNFKQFDKAILLGTSSFWEGVDFPGEDLKALMIVRLPFASPDDPVVAATSEYMEEQGANSFYDYSLPEAILRFKQGFGRLIRHEDDRGILFVLDNRIITSRYGKDFLASIPSIDIVSKPMHHLTHSIDHWINNKKGG; encoded by the coding sequence ATGAATGGACGGGAAAGCATTACAAAAGTATTACCAACCTATCATGTACGATCAGGGCAGCTAAAAATGATGAATGAAGTGTTGGACGCATTTTCTACTCATCAGCACAGTATGATTGAAGCTGGTACTGGAAGTGGCAAAACAATTGGATATCTTGTTCCAGCTTTAATACACTCGATAAAAGAGAAAAGACCGTTAATCGTCAGCACACATACAAATCATCTACAAACACAAATACTTGAAAAAGAAATTCCTTTTTTACAGAAGGTTTTACCTTTTCCTTTTATAGCAACGATTTTAAAAGGGCAGCGCCATTATTTATGTTTGCAGAAGTTTGAACAATCACTAAATGATTTAGATGATAATTATGACTTTATATTGGCGAAGGCCCAAATATTGATTTGGTTAACACAAACAGAAACTGGTGATGTAGACGAGTTAAACCTTCCATCTGGTGGAAGAACGTTATGGGAGAACCTACATGTAGACAATTCTTCCTTTCATAATAACCCATTTTCTTCGACATGTTTCTATCAAAAAGCAAGGACAAAAGCATCAGCGGCGAATATTATCATAACCAATCATGCAATGCTTTTATCTGATGTTGAGAGAGAACAAAAAATCTTGCCTCATTATCAGGAAGTCATAGTTGATGAAGCACATCATTTTCAGCATGTAGCTACTGAACAACTTGGAATCAAATTACATTATTTAGAGCTTAACTACATGATGAACTCATTAGGTTCTTTGCATACAAATGGTCTTTTAAAGAAATTTATTCAATGTCAGCAAAAGTTTCATCTTGAAAGCTCTACTTTTTCACAAAAACTAGAGCAGATCTTAATGGAGCTACAAGAAGAAACACAACAATTTTTTTCAGGTCTTCACGCCTATGTTCTAAAAAGAAAAAAAGATTCATTTTTAAATCGTACCTCATATCGACTTCAATCAGAAAAAGAGAATAATCGAACATGGAATTCAATCCTGGAGTTGGCAAATAGAATTCAATTTATGATCCACGATCTTTTGAAGTTAATGGAAACAGAACTTGCAAAATTTGATCAAATTTCAACAATAGAATTATCGATTACAGAGAAGTTAACGATTGAAAACATAAGAAAAGTAATCGTGAAAATGAATGTGTATAAGAAAAATATTGAATTTTTATTTTTTGAGGAATATGATTCGGTTGTTAAATGGATTGAAATTGAATCAAAAGGTGCTAAAAATGCCGTTTATATTTACGCTCAACCTGTACAGGTTTCAGAATACTTAGCAGATAAGTTCTTTGCTCACGTACAAAGTGCAGTGCTTACTTCTGCCACTTTAACAGTAAAAAAATCTTTCTCCTATTTCATTAATAATATAGGACTAGCTGATTTTTTCCCGAAGCAGGTTGTATTAGATTCATCGTTTGACTATGAAAAACAGGTGAAATTGTTTGTTCCAACTGATATGCCTGTAGTAAATGAGGTTTCTATCGAAGAATACTCTGAGGCAATTGCAGCGCATATTGGAACTGTAGCTCAAATTTCAAATGGAAAAATGCTCGTTTTATTTACTTCTTATGAGATGTTGAGAAAAACGTATCAAATTGTTAAAGAAGATGTAACATTAGAGGATTTTGCGATAATGGGGCAAGGAACGGGAAGTGGAAGTAGATCAAGACTAACGAAAAATTTCAAACAATTTGACAAGGCCATTTTGTTAGGCACAAGCAGCTTTTGGGAAGGAGTTGATTTCCCAGGAGAGGATCTAAAGGCTCTTATGATTGTTCGACTTCCATTTGCTTCTCCGGATGATCCTGTCGTGGCTGCAACAAGTGAATATATGGAAGAACAAGGTGCAAACTCTTTTTACGATTATTCACTGCCAGAGGCTATCCTAAGATTTAAACAGGGGTTCGGGCGATTAATTAGGCATGAAGATGACCGTGGTATTCTGTTTGTCTTAGACAATCGCATTATTACGTCAAGATATGGAAAAGATTTTTTAGCGTCAATACCATCTATCGATATAGTGTCAAAACCAATGCATCATCTTACACATTCTATTGATCATTGGATTAATAACAAAAAGGGTGGCTGA
- a CDS encoding exonuclease domain-containing protein — protein sequence MKEQRYVVIDIETTGNSPKKGDKIIQVAAVTIENGEIVDRYMSFVNPMQEIPPFIEQLTGISNHMVEGAPTFGEIAEELHNMLTDAFFVAHNVYFDLSFLQEEFKSYGYYFSGPILDTVELTRMAFPTEKSYKLSDLSDEFNMLHVNPHRADSDAEATALLLLHIFKKLNDLPIITLQQLIKLAGSFISDAEEILEELLSKKLITLREQGNPDVEIVRTLAIKKQIDTMEPGEKSVELEVITY from the coding sequence AAGAACAACGTTATGTTGTGATCGATATAGAAACAACTGGTAATTCGCCCAAAAAAGGGGACAAAATCATTCAGGTTGCTGCTGTTACAATTGAGAATGGTGAAATTGTTGATCGGTATATGAGCTTTGTTAATCCTATGCAAGAAATACCACCTTTTATTGAACAGCTAACAGGAATCTCAAATCATATGGTGGAAGGTGCTCCTACGTTTGGTGAAATTGCTGAAGAACTACATAACATGTTAACGGATGCTTTTTTTGTCGCTCATAACGTTTATTTTGATTTGTCTTTTTTACAAGAGGAGTTTAAAAGTTATGGGTATTATTTTTCAGGGCCCATTCTAGATACAGTGGAATTAACGAGAATGGCTTTTCCGACTGAAAAAAGTTATAAATTATCTGATTTAAGTGATGAATTTAATATGCTGCATGTTAATCCTCATCGAGCTGATAGTGATGCAGAAGCAACAGCTTTACTATTACTACATATTTTTAAAAAGTTAAATGACTTACCAATTATCACTCTACAGCAGCTAATAAAACTGGCAGGCTCTTTTATAAGTGATGCAGAGGAAATACTTGAAGAATTACTATCTAAGAAACTTATAACGTTAAGGGAACAAGGAAATCCTGATGTAGAAATTGTTCGTACACTTGCGATCAAAAAGCAAATTGACACTATGGAGCCTGGGGAGAAAAGCGTTGAATTAGAAGTGATAACATACTAA